Sequence from the Clostridium botulinum genome:
CTTTAATAAATATCCACTTATGTATTCTATTATAGATGGTGTAAAAAAGCAAAATATTAATATTAATGTTGTGTAATCAGAAAAATAATTCTTTAATATTATAAGAATGCTTACAGTTATTCCATACATAGGTTTAAATGGACCTATTAGAAAACCATCTTCTTTAAATTTTCCAGTTATACAAAAACAATATACTTCTTCAATAATCCACCCGATAAAAGAATAAATAATAAAATTAAATAATGTATAATTAATTAAATTCATTGAGTTTATCACCTTCCTTAAGGTTAATATTTGCATAACTCAATATATTTATTTATTAATTAAATGATTTTTTGCAATTACTTGTTATAATATTCTTATAGTTATATAAAATATGGTTTAATACAAGGAGAATATATTATGCAAAAACTTTACTATGAAGATCAATATTTAAAGAAATTCACTGCTGAAATAGACGAGATCAAAGAAGTCGGTAATGAGTTTCATATAGTTTTAAATAAAACTGCATTTTTCCCAGGGGGAGGAGGACAAAGACATGATTTAGGCAAAATCGATGAAATTGAAGTGTTAAATGTC
This genomic interval carries:
- a CDS encoding putative ABC transporter permease; protein product: MNLINYTLFNFIIYSFIGWIIEEVYCFCITGKFKEDGFLIGPFKPMYGITVSILIILKNYFSDYTTLILIFCFFTPSIIEYISGYLLKEIFNKVYWDYSNLKYNFKGLVSLKFSISWTLMTFFGLKYIEPNFFNMFIRNEAMLIKLIVFLLVYLLVDFYITVHNLLEINRVNNM